Below is a window of Mycolicibacterium chitae DNA.
TCGTCACGTTCAGCGCCGGGTTGAGATGCGCGCGGACCATCTCGATGTTGTTCATCAACTGCGAGACACCCTCGAGCGCGTAGTACTCGCACTGGATCGGGATCAGCACCTCGGGCGCGGCGACGAGGGCGTTGATCGTCAGCAGACCCAGCGATGGCGGGCAGTCGATGAAGACGTAGTCGAAGTCGTACTGGTCCAGATCGGCCAGCGCGGAACGCAGCCGGTTCTCGCGGGCGACCATGCTGACCAACTCGATCTCCGCGCCGGCCAGGTCGATGGTGGCCGGGACGCAGTACAGCAACTCGCTGTGCGGGCTCCGGCGCAGCGCCTCGCGCAGGGGGATCTCCCCGATCAACACCTCGTAGGACGACGGGGTGCCCGACTCGCGGCGCTCGATGCCCAGCGCGGTGCTGGCGTTGCCCTGCGGGTCGAGATCGATGACCAAGGTCTTCAAGCCCTGGACCGCCATCGCGGCCGCGAGGTTCACCGCGGTCGTGGTCTTGCCGACCCCACCCTTCTGGTTCGCCACGGTGAAGACGCGACGACGGGGCGGGCGCGGCAAGCGCTGATTGGTGTGCAGCACCTGGGTCGCGCGTTGCGCCGCGGCCCCGATCGGTGTGTCGTACTCGCTGCTGGACTCCCCCGGTCCGCTCCATGTTTCACGTGAAACATCGGTGCGCTGTGGCCGCGGCCGGTTCATCCGTCGTTGTTCCGACGTCATCGTGCTCTCCTGGTTGGCGGACGCGTTCGCCGTCCTGACTTCGGCTCCGACCGGCGGGCGGCGACGACGGTCGCCGGCGGATCCAAATAGCTCACGCCACATTTCATCACCCTCACATCGTCGGCGCCCAACGATGTCATCACACGCCGATGCTCGGCGACTTCGCTTTCGGCGCGCTCCCCCTTCAGCGCCAGCATCGTGCCCCCGACCCGCAAGAGCGGCAGACTCCACTTGCTCAACTTGTCCAGCGCTGCGACCGCCCGGGAGGTGACGATGTCGGCCCGGCCGTGCTCGGCGACGACGGACTTCTCCTCCGCGCGGCCGCGCACCACCGTGACGTTCTCGAGGCGAAGCTCGTCGACGACTTCGTTGAGGAAGGCGGCCCGCCGGAGCAAGGGCTCGACGAGGACCACCGCAAGATCCGGGCGAGCGATGGCCAGCGGCACGCCGGGCAGACCGGCGCCGCTGCCGACGTCGACCACCCGTTGGCCCTCGGGGATGAGTTCGGCGATCGCCGCACTGTTGAGGACGTGGCGTTCCCACAGCCGGTCGGTTTCGCGGGGACCGATCAGCCCGCGCTCCACCCCGGCCGTCGCCAGGAACTCCGCGTAGCGCTGCGCCGTCCCCAACCGCTCGCCGAAGACCTCGCGAGCGGCCGGGGGCACCGCGCTCACGCCGTCATGTTTCACGTGAAACATCCTCCGGGTGGTCGGGGCGTCGGCGCAGAACTACATCGATGTAAGTCAGGTCAGTCGGGCAGGATGACCACGCGGCGCGACGGCTCCACGCCCTCGCTCTCGCTGTGCACACCGTCGATGGCGGCCACGGCGTCGTGCACGATCTTGCGCTCGAACGGCGTCATCGGAGCGAGCTGCTCACGCTCACCCGAGTCGAGCACCCGCCGCGCCAGCTTGTCGCCGAGCGCGGCCAGCTCATCGCGACGGCGACGGCGCCAGCTCGCGACGTCCAGCATCAGCCGGCTGCGCTCCCCCGTCTTCTGGTGCACGGCCAGCCGGGTCAGCTCCTGCAGCGCGTCGAGCACCTCGCCCTTGCGGCCGACGAGCTTCTCCAAGTCGTCGCCGCCGTCGATGCTGACGACGGCGCGGTTGCCCTCGACGTCCAGATCGATGTCGCCGTCGAAGTCCAACAGGTCGAGCAGCTCCTCGAGGTAGTCGCCGGCGATCTCGCCCTCGGCGACCAAGCGCTCCTCGAGATCGTTGCCCTTCGCCTCGCCGGCGTCGGCGGCCTGGGTCGCGTCGGTCTCGGCCGCCTCGGGGGCTTCGGTGGCTGTGGTGTCGGTCGTGTCAGTCATGTGTTTCTCGGGTCCCTCTCAAATCACCGTGGGGTGGTATCGGTGCGCTGGCTTGTCAGCGCTTACGTTTCTTCGGCTTCGCGCCGGGGCGCGGATTGCGGTTGGCGGTCCCGCCCGCCTTCGCCTGGCCGCCCTTGGCCGCAGTCTTGGGGGTGGCCTTCGCGGCCGGCTTCTGGGCGGCCGGCTTCTGCGGCGTCGTCTCCGTCGCGCCCTCGCCCTCCGCCTCCGCGGGGGCCTCGGCTTCGGCGCCGTCCTCGGTCACCGTCGTCGCGGCGTTCGCCGCGGTGCCCGTCGCCGACTTCTTGCGCTTGGCCGGCTTGGCGCCCGGGGCGGGGGCATTGGCGGAGCGGCGCTCGAGCGCCTCCTGCTTCTTGGCTTCCTCTTCCTGCTCGATCTTGCCGAACACGTAGTGCTGCTGACCGAAGGTCCAGACGTTGTTGGCGAACCAGTACAGGATGATCGCCAGCGGCAGGAACGGCCCGCCGACAACCACTCCGAGCGGGAAGACGTACAGCGCGAGCTTGTTCATGATCGCGGTCTGCGGGTTGGCCGCGGCCTCCGGGCTCTGCCGCGAGATCGAGGCCCGGCTGTTGAAGTAGGTGGCGATGCCCGCCGCGATCATCACCGGCACGCCGACCGCGATCAGCGCCGGCCGGCTGAAGTGTCCGAACTGGGTG
It encodes the following:
- a CDS encoding ParA family protein encodes the protein MTSEQRRMNRPRPQRTDVSRETWSGPGESSSEYDTPIGAAAQRATQVLHTNQRLPRPPRRRVFTVANQKGGVGKTTTAVNLAAAMAVQGLKTLVIDLDPQGNASTALGIERRESGTPSSYEVLIGEIPLREALRRSPHSELLYCVPATIDLAGAEIELVSMVARENRLRSALADLDQYDFDYVFIDCPPSLGLLTINALVAAPEVLIPIQCEYYALEGVSQLMNNIEMVRAHLNPALNVTTVLLTMYDGRTKLADQVAEEVRRYFGEKVLRTVIPRSVKVSEAPGYSMTIIDYDPGSRGAMSYLDASREIAERGAAPTGKGQS
- the rsmG gene encoding 16S rRNA (guanine(527)-N(7))-methyltransferase RsmG, whose protein sequence is MFHVKHDGVSAVPPAAREVFGERLGTAQRYAEFLATAGVERGLIGPRETDRLWERHVLNSAAIAELIPEGQRVVDVGSGAGLPGVPLAIARPDLAVVLVEPLLRRAAFLNEVVDELRLENVTVVRGRAEEKSVVAEHGRADIVTSRAVAALDKLSKWSLPLLRVGGTMLALKGERAESEVAEHRRVMTSLGADDVRVMKCGVSYLDPPATVVAARRSEPKSGRRTRPPTRRAR
- a CDS encoding protein jag codes for the protein MTDTTDTTATEAPEAAETDATQAADAGEAKGNDLEERLVAEGEIAGDYLEELLDLLDFDGDIDLDVEGNRAVVSIDGGDDLEKLVGRKGEVLDALQELTRLAVHQKTGERSRLMLDVASWRRRRRDELAALGDKLARRVLDSGEREQLAPMTPFERKIVHDAVAAIDGVHSESEGVEPSRRVVILPD
- the yidC gene encoding membrane protein insertase YidC, giving the protein MFNWASLDIIYYPVSGIMWLWYKLFALVLGPTNFFAWALSVVFLVFSLRALLYKPFVRQIRTTRQMQELQPQIKALQKKYGKDRQRMALEMQKLQKEHGFNPILGCLPMLAQIPVFIGLFHVLRSFNRTGGFGIGAQHLPVDVNRSLPNYFFSAEDVGHFLDANLFGAPLGAWMTQSTGLEAFTQFGHFSRPALIAVGVPVMIAAGIATYFNSRASISRQSPEAAANPQTAIMNKLALYVFPLGVVVGGPFLPLAIILYWFANNVWTFGQQHYVFGKIEQEEEAKKQEALERRSANAPAPGAKPAKRKKSATGTAANAATTVTEDGAEAEAPAEAEGEGATETTPQKPAAQKPAAKATPKTAAKGGQAKAGGTANRNPRPGAKPKKRKR